The genomic window TCGCGCAGGAAGTTCAGACACGCGGCGGCATCGGAATCGTACTGGTGCTTGGTCGGTTCCTTGGGTTTAGGCTCGATGTAGAACTGGCCCTTGAAACCGATTTGCTTTTTATAATCCACCGCCATGTGCAGGAATTTGGCCAGGTGATCCAATTCACGCTTCATGTTGGTGTTATACAGCGTCGAGTATCCCTCGCGTCCGCCCCAAAACACATAGCCTTCGCCGCCAAGTTCGTGGGTGACTTCCAGGCATTTTTTCACCTGCGCGCCCGCATAGGCAAAGACATCGGCATTGCAACTGGTGGCCGCGCCATGGACAAACCGTGGATTGGCAAACAGGCAGGCCGTGCCCCAGAGCAGCTTGATACCGGTGCGCTGTTGCGCTTCCTTGAGTGCTTTGGCCACGGCATCCAGGTTGGCGTTGGTTTCCTTGAGATTCTTGCCTTCCGGCGCGACATCGCGATCATGGAACGCATAATAGGGCGCGCCCAATTTTTGAATAAATTCAAACGCGGCGGTGACACGCTTCTGGGCGTTCTTGACGGATTCGGAACCGTCATCCCACGGGCGGATCATCGTGCCCGCGCCAAAGGGGTCCACCCCACGCCCGCGGAACGTGTGCCAATAGACCACGGAGAACCGCAGATGGTCCTTCATTGTCTTCCCCTCGACCAATTCGTTGGGATTATAATGTTTGAACGCCAAGGGGTTCTTCGAGTCAGGCCCTTCGTAGGCGATGTTTTTCACGTCTGGAAATGCGGCTGCCATAGTTCTGATTATTCTTTATTTATTGTTATCGTACGTCGTAACGAAATACCTAATGGAAACGCGGCTGGGTGGCAAGTGAAAACCGCGAAGAAAAGACTCAGGCGGATGGCGGTTCTACCGTTTGTCGCAACGTTGCCATCGCCACGATGGCCGCCTCGGTTTCCGCCGCTTGTTTCGTACGGCCTTTGCCGCGCCCCAGTTCGCGGCCGCCATGGAAGACCGCATATTCAAATTCGCGGTCATGATCCGGACCGGTGGGTTCGCCAATCGGCCGGTATTGCGGTGGTTCCGCCCCGGCAGCCTGAAGCGCCTCCTGCAACTCCCCCTTGGGATTGAACAGGCGCGGCACCAGCGGCGGTGGCCCCATCAGCTCCTGGAAAAGGTTGAGGATAACCGTGCGGGTGGCCTCGAACCCGCCATCCAGATAGACCGCTCCCAGCAGGGATTCGCACACGTCCGCCAGATTGGATTCCCGGTGGCGTCCCCCGCATTTTTCTTCCCCTCGCCCCAGGCGGAGGGTGTCGCCCAGCCCCAGTTGGCGGGCCAAGGTGGACAAACTGCGGCGGTTCACCAGTTCCGCCCGGCGTTTCGTCAGGGCACCTTCATCATGCTCGGGAAATTTCTGGTAGAGTTCGGTGGTGATGATCAGGTTGAGCACGGCGTCGCCCAGGAATTCCAGACGCTGATTATTCTCCGTGGTATGCGTGCCCTCATGGCCCACCGAGGGATGCGTCATGGCCAGACGCAACAAGTCGGGATCACGGAAGGTGTATCCTAAACGAGCTTGGAGAGTGTCAAATTCAGCCACAGTTCAACTTAAGGTTGCGCCCGGCGTTTGCCACGGCGATTGGGAACGGGAGCAGACGGTTCAGGGGTGGCCGCCGCAGCATCCGATGCGACTGGGGTATTCGATTCCGCGATCTGAGGTTCTACCGGCACTGAGACGCTTGCTTCAGGAACGGGTTCGGGTGCCAATACAGGTTCGGCGGGTTGCTCGACCACCACCTCGGTCAGAACTTCGAGTACTGACGGGGTCTCGACCACCGACGCGGGGATTTCGGATGACGTGGCGGCAGGTGTTTCACTGGCAACCGGCTCGGACGCCGGACTCGGCACGGCCGGATCAATTGCGGCAGGTTCGGATGGAACCGTTTCCGGCGATGGCGCGGCTTCCGGGAGGGCGTCGGCTGCGGGCGTTGGAGCGGGAACGGGTGGCACCTCCGGCAACCCGTGTTCCAGCAACTGGGCCACATCATGTTGCACTTGCTCAATGTGGTTCAATTGCAGGTTGGGATCTGCGATGGTGAACAGGTCCCCATTTTTCGCGTGTTCGTAAATGATGATGCGTTGACCATCCCGCTTGAGTTGTTCTTTGACTTTGAGCAGGCGCTTGCGTTCCAGCATCACCGCCAGGACGAAGGTGGACGGGGTATATTTGGGGTCGTTCAGTTCGACCAGTTTGCGCAACAAGGTTTCCGCCGTTTCCTTCTGAATGGCATCCGGTGGCGCTGCCGGAGGCGTTTCATACACTCCCTGCCAGTGGGAGACGAACCCTTTGCGGTCCTGCGATCCATGGCTGTGTTGCGCGGCCCAGCAATCCACACAAATATCCTGCCGCAGCAGTTCGGATTTATGATCCGATAACAGCGTATGATACGGTTGTTTATCCGCAAAATGCCGGCCACACGCCTGGCAGGCGTGCGCGCGCGACTGTATGTGCCAATCATTCATGCCCAATAACTCTCCCCATTATTCGCAATCCAGGCCCAAGTGCAATCCCGAATCCACGCAAACGGCTGGACAGGGCCGGGTTTTCCGGGCTAGATGATCCCGCAATATGAGTGTGCGAGTAAAAATCTGCGGGTTGACCAGCCTTGAGGACGCTCTGGGCGCGATGAACGCCGGGGCCGATGCCCTGGGTTTTATGTTTTACGAGGGCAGCCCGCGTCACCTCACGCTGGCTCAAGCCCGGGAAATCCTCGTACACCTGCCGCCGTTTGTCACGCGCGTGGGCGTGTTTGTGAATCCGTCGGCTGCCCAAGTGCGGGAAGCCATCGCGTGCGGGCTGGACGCGCTGCAATTTCACGGGGAGGAGCCTTCGGAGTTTTGCCGTCAATTTGGCCGGCGCTGGCTCAAAGCCTTTCGCGTGCGTGACGCCGCTTCCCTGGAGCTTTGCCGCCCGTATGCCGGAATGCCTTGGTTGTTGGATAGCTACGTGCCGGGACAACGCGGTGGCACGGGTGCCACGTTCAACTGGGAAATTGCCGCACAAGCCGCCCGGGAAAACCCACAAATCATCCTGGCGGGCGGGCTAACCCCGGACAATATCGCCGCCGCAGTGAAACAGGTCCGCCCTTATGGAGTGGACGTGTCCAGTGGGGTGGAATCTGCCCCAAGCAAAAAAGACCCGGAAAAAGTGTGCGCCTTCATTCGCGCCGCCAAACACGCGTAGTAACGCTTGGTTAATCCACGGCAGCACTTTCCCGAAAGTCACGCGGCGTCTGCCCGATACGGCGGCGGAACATCGTGGCGAAATACTGGCTGCTTTGAAAACCGCACGCGAGCGCCACGTCCGTGATGTTCGAGCCGGGTTGCGACTGAAGCAACTTTTTCGCCATTTCCACGCGGCAATGGATCAGGTAATCCGCCGGCGCCATGTTCACAATCTGCCGGCAATGATCGGCGAAGCGGCTGCGTCCAAGGCCGCATTGTTGGGCCATCTCGTCGAGCGTCCACGGATGCTCCAGATGGCTTGGTAGCGCGGCAAGAAATAGCTCCACGGTCCGGCGCGAAGAAACCAGCCGTTCATCCAAGGTGACCTTTTTCGCCTGAAGCAGATCGAGCACGGCGAGGAACAGTTCGTTGATGAATAAGCGCAGACGGCTTTGCGTCGAGGCCGCGTCCGGGTGTTGGATCAGCCCGGCCAGCCGCTCGAAACACGCGGCGATTTCGTCGTTGCCCAGCCAGACGGATTGTTCGTTGTGACTCAATAATCGCGTGAGTTGCAAGAGGTCGTCCGCGCTGAGAATGAGCCAGTCCGGCCAGCGCCAG from Verrucomicrobiota bacterium includes these protein-coding regions:
- the xylA gene encoding xylose isomerase → MAAAFPDVKNIAYEGPDSKNPLAFKHYNPNELVEGKTMKDHLRFSVVYWHTFRGRGVDPFGAGTMIRPWDDGSESVKNAQKRVTAAFEFIQKLGAPYYAFHDRDVAPEGKNLKETNANLDAVAKALKEAQQRTGIKLLWGTACLFANPRFVHGAATSCNADVFAYAGAQVKKCLEVTHELGGEGYVFWGGREGYSTLYNTNMKRELDHLAKFLHMAVDYKKQIGFKGQFYIEPKPKEPTKHQYDSDAAACLNFLREYDLLPHLKLNLETNHATLAGHTMQHEMDVAGAAGALGSIDANTGDMLIGWDTDQFPTDVYLTAQIMLTLLKYGGLTTGGVNFDAKVRRESFEPMDLFYAHIGGMDAFARGLKIAAAIRKDGRLAEFVKQRYSSWDAGIGADIEKGKVGFKELETYMLKKGDSTPNTSGRQEFLENLINEFI
- a CDS encoding AraC family transcriptional regulator, whose amino-acid sequence is MKRPPNKITGTTGSAIFLSHKETYHADRCEPLVQAMRRGEVRVSSLARRGYPGSPMPEGMLPEVSTIGFWDAKGTQNWGLDWHRNEGIELTYLSRGKTDFLVEDQQHLLESGHLTVTRPWQRHRLGNPNIGATRLHWLILDVNVRRPNQPWRWPDWLILSADDLLQLTRLLSHNEQSVWLGNDEIAACFERLAGLIQHPDAASTQSRLRLFINELFLAVLDLLQAKKVTLDERLVSSRRTVELFLAALPSHLEHPWTLDEMAQQCGLGRSRFADHCRQIVNMAPADYLIHCRVEMAKKLLQSQPGSNITDVALACGFQSSQYFATMFRRRIGQTPRDFRESAAVD
- a CDS encoding phosphoribosylanthranilate isomerase, whose translation is MSVRVKICGLTSLEDALGAMNAGADALGFMFYEGSPRHLTLAQAREILVHLPPFVTRVGVFVNPSAAQVREAIACGLDALQFHGEEPSEFCRQFGRRWLKAFRVRDAASLELCRPYAGMPWLLDSYVPGQRGGTGATFNWEIAAQAARENPQIILAGGLTPDNIAAAVKQVRPYGVDVSSGVESAPSKKDPEKVCAFIRAAKHA
- the rnc gene encoding ribonuclease III; protein product: MAEFDTLQARLGYTFRDPDLLRLAMTHPSVGHEGTHTTENNQRLEFLGDAVLNLIITTELYQKFPEHDEGALTKRRAELVNRRSLSTLARQLGLGDTLRLGRGEEKCGGRHRESNLADVCESLLGAVYLDGGFEATRTVILNLFQELMGPPPLVPRLFNPKGELQEALQAAGAEPPQYRPIGEPTGPDHDREFEYAVFHGGRELGRGKGRTKQAAETEAAIVAMATLRQTVEPPSA